The genomic region GCCCTTCCGCGCGGACTGGGAGCGCGTGGTGACGCCGGTGATGGACTGGCTGCTCACTCGCGCGGAGGTGGATCCCCAGCGAATCGCGCTGCTCGGCGTCAGTCAGGCGGGCTACCAGGTGCCTCGCGCGGTGGCGTTCGAGCACCGCGTAGCGGCGGCGGTCGCGGATCCCGGCGTGATGCGGGTGGGGGATTCGTGGCGCGAGCACCTGCCTCCGGAGATGACCCGATTGCTGGACGCGGGAGAGAAGGAGACCTTCGATGCGTTCATGGCCGAGGGACTGAAGGACCTCCCCGCCGAGCGGGCGGAGCTCCAGTGGCGCATGGCGCCCTATGGAACGCGCTCGCCCTTCGACGCGTACAAGGCAGCGGAGGCGATGCACCTGGACGCGGAGATACTCGCGCGCGTTGGCTGTCCAATGCTCATTACTTCGCCGGACCATGAGCAGTTCTGGCCGGGCCAGTCCGAGGAACTGCACGCCGCGCTGAAGGGCTCCACGCTGCTGCGCTTCACGGAGTCAGAGGGCGCCAGCTGGCACTGCGAGCCCGCGGCGCCAGCACTGCGGGACGAGCGCGTCTTCGACTGGCTGGAGCGGACGCTGCACACCGCGCACGCGTGACGGCGGGCCGGTATAAGGCCGCCATGGCCCAGGACGACAGCGCGGTGGTGAAGCGGCTCCAGCAGGAGGACTCGTTCGAGAAGGAGACGTTCGAGGGGTTGGACCTCCAGCACGTCGACTTGGGTGACAAGGAGTTCTACCGGTGCACCTTCGTGAACTGCGAGCTGCAGGAGAGCCGGTGGAAGGAAGCGCTGCTGGAGGCGTGCATGTTCCAGGGCTGCAACCTGACGCGCGCGAACTTCAACGCCATCCGGCTGAGGGACGTGCGCTTCGAGGGCTCGAAGCTGATGGGCATCGACTGGACGGGCGT from Corallococcus exiguus harbors:
- a CDS encoding alpha/beta hydrolase family protein, with protein sequence MERHFKDGRFEFARLGLLGAAYRGLSDAGEVLVTLDGIPDGDSVAWVREFIALAERLERQAHASAASGHRASARSAFLRASTYFHEASACAPGTSRPERFRALWPRHRDCWDHAAALFEPPVERVSIPYEGTSLEGYFFRPVGGNGARRPTVILNNGSDGPVTSMWKGGGAAAVERGWNALTFDGPGQGAALHRQGLPFRADWERVVTPVMDWLLTRAEVDPQRIALLGVSQAGYQVPRAVAFEHRVAAAVADPGVMRVGDSWREHLPPEMTRLLDAGEKETFDAFMAEGLKDLPAERAELQWRMAPYGTRSPFDAYKAAEAMHLDAEILARVGCPMLITSPDHEQFWPGQSEELHAALKGSTLLRFTESEGASWHCEPAAPALRDERVFDWLERTLHTAHA